Proteins found in one Cinclus cinclus chromosome 8, bCinCin1.1, whole genome shotgun sequence genomic segment:
- the TYW3 gene encoding tRNA wybutosine-synthesizing protein 3 homolog isoform X1, with translation MAAFARRKEQRLSRPDPSRKRALDARAAELVRLLNARERFCTASSCDGRVIVTDTDGTGIQKKNCTWLLVTHDPCVKDDVMTALEKATGDVVFKFEPFVLHVLCRELQDAQLLHSVAIDSGFRNSGITVGRGGKITMAVRSTHCLEVPLSHKGTLMVSEEYIEFLVHVANQKMEENIRRIDRFHKGLELALEAAVPADTLFPKGPEKSHSVYMHRRKRRTAQEQADPSRELEPQDDAESSLALFAEIML, from the exons ATGGCGGCTTTCGCGCGGCGCAAGGAGCAGCGGCTCTCGCGGCCCGACCCCAGCCGGAAGCGTGCGCTGGACGCGAGAGCCGCGGAGCTCGTGCGGCTCCTGAACGCGCGCGAGCGCTTCTGCACCGCGAGCTCGTGCGACGGGAGGGTCATTGTGACG GACACGGACGGCACGGGGATCCAGAAGAAAAACTGCACGTGGCTCCTGGTAACGCATGACCCGTGTGTCAAAGACGATGTG ATGACGGCGCTAGAGAAAGCCACTGGTGATGTCGTGTTCAAGTTTGAACCGTTTGTTCTTCACGTGCTGTGTCGGGAGCTGCAGGATGCACAGCTGCTG caTTCAGTGGCTATTGACTCTGGGTTCAGGAACTCTGGTATTACAGttggcagaggaggaaaaattaCAATG GCTGTGCGGAGCACTCACTGCTTAGAAGTTCCATTGAGCCACAAAGGGACACTGATGGTCTCCGAAGAATATATTGAATTTCTGGTACATGTGGCCAatcagaaaatggaagaaaacataaGGAGGATTGACAG ATTCCACAAAGGCCTGGAGCTGGCTCTGgaagctgctgtccctgcagacaCCTTGTTTCCCAAGGGGCCAGAGAAGAGCCACTCTGTGTACATgcacagaagaaagagaaggactGCTCAGGAACAGGCTGATCCCAGCAGAGAGCTGGAACCCCAGGATGATGCTGAAAGCAGTCTTGCTCTGTTTGCTGAAATCATGCTATAG
- the TYW3 gene encoding tRNA wybutosine-synthesizing protein 3 homolog isoform X2 produces MAAFARRKEQRLSRPDPSRKRALDARAAELVRLLNARERFCTASSCDGRVIVTDTDGTGIQKKNCTWLLVTHDPCVKDDVMTALEKATGDVVFKFEPFVLHVLCRELQDAQLLAVRSTHCLEVPLSHKGTLMVSEEYIEFLVHVANQKMEENIRRIDRFHKGLELALEAAVPADTLFPKGPEKSHSVYMHRRKRRTAQEQADPSRELEPQDDAESSLALFAEIML; encoded by the exons ATGGCGGCTTTCGCGCGGCGCAAGGAGCAGCGGCTCTCGCGGCCCGACCCCAGCCGGAAGCGTGCGCTGGACGCGAGAGCCGCGGAGCTCGTGCGGCTCCTGAACGCGCGCGAGCGCTTCTGCACCGCGAGCTCGTGCGACGGGAGGGTCATTGTGACG GACACGGACGGCACGGGGATCCAGAAGAAAAACTGCACGTGGCTCCTGGTAACGCATGACCCGTGTGTCAAAGACGATGTG ATGACGGCGCTAGAGAAAGCCACTGGTGATGTCGTGTTCAAGTTTGAACCGTTTGTTCTTCACGTGCTGTGTCGGGAGCTGCAGGATGCACAGCTGCTG GCTGTGCGGAGCACTCACTGCTTAGAAGTTCCATTGAGCCACAAAGGGACACTGATGGTCTCCGAAGAATATATTGAATTTCTGGTACATGTGGCCAatcagaaaatggaagaaaacataaGGAGGATTGACAG ATTCCACAAAGGCCTGGAGCTGGCTCTGgaagctgctgtccctgcagacaCCTTGTTTCCCAAGGGGCCAGAGAAGAGCCACTCTGTGTACATgcacagaagaaagagaaggactGCTCAGGAACAGGCTGATCCCAGCAGAGAGCTGGAACCCCAGGATGATGCTGAAAGCAGTCTTGCTCTGTTTGCTGAAATCATGCTATAG